In one window of Poriferisphaera corsica DNA:
- a CDS encoding MotA/TolQ/ExbB proton channel family protein has protein sequence MIRIWDYFELGGFMMWPLLVCSILLGAVLIERVIVVGLWGVVFKRPLTKRVWWGHGHILRFFEEVPPGLGLLGTIIGIVQSFHLADGQVAGSEVGAGLAVACMTTIFGLSIAIVATVVRYMLDAAANRAIHFGQVKA, from the coding sequence ATGATCCGTATCTGGGATTACTTTGAACTTGGTGGCTTCATGATGTGGCCATTGCTCGTGTGCTCCATTCTCTTAGGAGCAGTACTGATCGAACGTGTCATCGTCGTAGGCCTTTGGGGTGTTGTTTTCAAACGCCCGCTCACTAAACGTGTTTGGTGGGGGCATGGCCACATTCTTCGATTCTTCGAGGAAGTTCCGCCCGGCCTCGGCCTTCTCGGCACTATTATCGGCATCGTTCAAAGCTTTCATCTTGCTGACGGACAAGTCGCAGGTAGTGAAGTTGGTGCCGGACTCGCCGTTGCATGCATGACTACAATCTTTGGCCTCTCCATCGCGATCGTCGCAACCGTAGTTCGATATATGCTCGATGCCGCAGCCAATCGCGCTATCCACTTCGGCCAAGTTAAAGCGTAA
- a CDS encoding NUDIX hydrolase, translated as MDETHWINDIDDGFEVNVVDNAMWQPDDKVAKVVDEIWEQEKLKRGDGLFNGRLFGVIDYDRRRVMGRWFEYKYYVAHRYDPYLFENTFLIPLGVSGIIAHEDYVVFGRRSDRVMCYPGAWELAPSGAVDPTCLNTDKLMVDYERLLMKELHEETGLQVAEMDGVDVIGFGRDMKEASFEVCARIRSKLDYRAMVARLDEAQNDEYREFNVVGLNEIEQFVEENAGTILPISLGILRKLGMRK; from the coding sequence ATGGATGAGACACATTGGATTAATGATATTGATGATGGATTTGAGGTGAATGTGGTGGATAATGCGATGTGGCAACCAGACGATAAGGTTGCGAAGGTTGTGGATGAAATATGGGAGCAAGAGAAGCTAAAGCGAGGCGATGGGCTGTTTAACGGGCGATTATTTGGCGTGATTGATTATGATCGACGGCGGGTCATGGGGCGATGGTTTGAATATAAATATTATGTCGCGCACCGTTATGATCCGTATCTGTTTGAGAATACGTTCTTGATTCCATTGGGTGTTAGCGGGATTATTGCGCATGAAGATTATGTGGTTTTTGGTCGGCGGAGTGATCGGGTGATGTGTTATCCGGGTGCGTGGGAGCTTGCACCGTCAGGAGCGGTTGATCCGACATGTTTGAATACGGATAAATTGATGGTGGATTATGAACGACTGCTCATGAAAGAGTTACATGAAGAGACAGGGCTGCAAGTCGCGGAGATGGATGGTGTAGACGTGATCGGATTTGGTAGAGATATGAAGGAAGCGAGCTTCGAAGTGTGTGCGCGGATTCGATCAAAACTAGATTATAGGGCGATGGTGGCAAGGCTAGATGAAGCGCAGAACGATGAATATAGGGAGTTTAATGTGGTGGGGTTGAATGAGATTGAGCAGTTTGTGGAAGAGAATGCTGGAACGATATTGCCGATATCATTGGGGATATTGCGGAAACTGGGGATGAGGAAATAA
- a CDS encoding glycosyltransferase, which translates to MNTCIVHDWIATYAGSEKVVQSIYNTFPQSHLATLFAKPGPLNQMHMSNLPLQTTFLQKLPLASRSHRYLLPLMPFAVEQLDLTPYDLIISSAHAVAKGIITSPDQLHICYMHTPTRYAWDLQNQYLSSKSLKTKLLNPLMRLALHRFRIWDQLAGQRPDLIIANSHYIARRIQKIYKRAAHVIYPPVDVDRFKPQTNRDSFFLTVTRAVPYKRLDLIVRAFNQTNHTLKIVGSGPQLSYLKKIAKPNIQFLEHQPDKTVTELMQTCRAFVFTALEDFGISPVEAMAAGAPVIALGQAGTAETVIHQSTGLLFPEQTPQHLLAAINQFTDTSTNFDPNYIANHAQQFSIQRFESQIKTYIQEQYHLFQERKNEHLQAQPHLLSAASQN; encoded by the coding sequence TTGAACACGTGCATCGTACACGACTGGATCGCCACATATGCGGGCTCAGAGAAAGTTGTTCAATCCATCTATAACACATTCCCTCAATCACATCTCGCCACGCTTTTCGCAAAACCCGGTCCACTAAACCAGATGCACATGTCTAACTTACCGCTGCAAACAACCTTTTTGCAGAAACTTCCTTTGGCAAGCCGCTCCCACCGCTACCTTCTCCCGCTCATGCCCTTCGCAGTCGAGCAACTCGATCTTACTCCCTACGATCTTATCATCTCATCCGCCCACGCCGTCGCCAAAGGTATTATCACCTCACCTGATCAGCTTCACATCTGCTACATGCATACCCCCACACGCTACGCATGGGATCTACAAAACCAATACCTTTCGTCTAAGTCTCTCAAAACGAAACTACTAAACCCATTAATGCGCCTTGCGCTTCATCGTTTCCGCATCTGGGATCAACTTGCCGGCCAGCGTCCTGACCTTATCATCGCCAACTCTCATTACATCGCACGTCGTATTCAAAAAATCTACAAACGCGCCGCACACGTGATCTATCCGCCCGTTGACGTCGATCGCTTCAAACCGCAAACCAATCGAGACAGCTTCTTCCTGACGGTCACACGCGCCGTTCCTTATAAACGCTTAGATCTTATCGTGCGTGCTTTCAATCAAACCAACCACACCCTCAAGATTGTCGGCTCGGGACCGCAACTCTCATACCTTAAAAAAATCGCTAAACCCAACATTCAATTCCTCGAGCATCAACCCGACAAGACAGTGACAGAACTCATGCAAACTTGCCGCGCGTTTGTTTTTACTGCTCTAGAAGATTTTGGGATCTCTCCCGTCGAGGCCATGGCCGCTGGCGCTCCTGTCATTGCACTCGGCCAAGCAGGCACAGCCGAAACAGTTATCCATCAATCCACTGGCCTCCTCTTCCCCGAACAAACCCCTCAACACCTCCTCGCCGCCATCAATCAGTTCACAGATACCTCAACAAATTTCGACCCAAACTATATCGCCAACCACGCGCAGCAATTCTCTATTCAACGCTTTGAGTCACAAATTAAAACATATATCCAAGAACAATATCATCTCTTCCAGGAGCGTAAAAATGAACATCTTCAAGCCCAGCCTCACCTCCTCTCCGCCGCATCCCAAAATTAA
- a CDS encoding sugar transferase: MNIFKPSLTSSPPHPKIKYITDLLLILVTSPVLIPLYFFITLLIRLQSPGSIHYTTTKMNHRGQPIRTTQFRTFHSSADHLVHEFHQRYAHLHHTLTPDQQAYQPRYTRIGRLLTRTNLHNLPLLLNVITGQMSLVGLTPRFREQPTTQSIITPKTTTGILSLWHLAQHRGSPSHHRYRYDNLYLQNQSLALDLKILFRTITQSLHLFYG; this comes from the coding sequence ATGAACATCTTCAAGCCCAGCCTCACCTCCTCTCCGCCGCATCCCAAAATTAAATATATCACTGATCTTTTACTGATCCTTGTGACTTCCCCAGTCCTTATCCCCCTCTACTTTTTCATCACTCTACTAATCCGTCTTCAATCCCCCGGCTCCATTCACTACACCACCACAAAAATGAATCATCGCGGGCAACCCATACGCACAACACAATTCCGAACATTTCATTCCTCCGCCGATCACCTCGTCCATGAATTCCATCAGCGCTACGCTCACCTCCATCACACACTCACACCCGACCAACAAGCCTACCAACCGCGCTACACCCGCATCGGCCGTCTCCTCACTCGTACAAACCTCCACAACCTTCCTCTGCTGTTAAACGTCATCACCGGCCAAATGTCTCTTGTCGGTCTCACTCCCCGCTTTCGTGAACAACCTACGACGCAGAGCATTATTACTCCAAAAACAACCACCGGCATCCTCAGCCTGTGGCACCTCGCACAACATCGAGGCTCCCCTTCGCATCATCGTTATCGATACGACAACCTCTACCTCCAAAACCAATCTCTCGCACTTGATCTCAAAATTCTTTTCCGCACAATTACGCAATCTCTTCATCTATTTTACGGTTAG
- a CDS encoding YebC/PmpR family DNA-binding transcriptional regulator, with protein MAGHSKWANIKHRKGRQDAKRSKIWSKCSKAIMVAAKNGGGNPEMNLALRYAIDEAKAQNMPKDTIANAIKKGTGEMDGVVFETIVYEGYGPAGVAVMVDILTDNRNRTAAELRKIFERSGGNLGATGCVAYNFEQKGQIFVAKQGADEEELMMAALEAGADDVSGADESFEVLTEPAAYTDVRSALDTDYTIESGSVAMIPQQTVEVTGKDVNKVMNFIDALEDNDDVQKVHANFDISDEDLAALED; from the coding sequence ATGGCCGGTCACAGTAAATGGGCGAATATCAAACACCGCAAGGGCCGTCAGGACGCTAAGCGTTCCAAAATCTGGTCCAAGTGTTCAAAAGCCATCATGGTCGCTGCCAAAAACGGTGGCGGCAACCCTGAAATGAACCTCGCCCTCCGATATGCCATCGACGAGGCCAAAGCTCAGAACATGCCCAAAGACACCATCGCCAATGCCATCAAAAAAGGCACCGGCGAAATGGATGGCGTGGTCTTCGAAACTATCGTCTACGAAGGCTACGGCCCCGCAGGTGTCGCCGTCATGGTCGATATCCTCACCGACAACCGTAACCGCACCGCAGCCGAACTACGCAAAATCTTCGAGCGAAGCGGCGGCAACCTCGGCGCAACCGGCTGCGTTGCCTACAACTTCGAACAAAAAGGCCAAATCTTTGTCGCCAAACAAGGCGCAGACGAAGAAGAGCTCATGATGGCCGCGCTCGAAGCCGGTGCAGACGATGTCTCCGGTGCCGATGAATCATTCGAAGTCCTCACTGAGCCCGCCGCATACACCGATGTCCGATCTGCTCTCGACACCGATTACACCATCGAGTCTGGCTCCGTCGCCATGATCCCTCAACAAACCGTCGAGGTCACAGGCAAGGATGTCAATAAAGTCATGAACTTCATCGACGCTTTGGAAGACAACGATGACGTCCAAAAAGTTCATGCAAACTTCGATATATCCGACGAAGACCTCGCCGCACTCGAAGACTAA
- a CDS encoding acylphosphatase: MIRYTVHYIGRVQGVGFRYTCVNIAHRFHVAGYAQNLPDGSVKLVAEGEKSEVLTFIDTITERMSRNIDTEDRTTTEPTNEFGDPASPDTFTIRY, encoded by the coding sequence ATGATTCGTTACACAGTCCACTACATCGGCCGCGTTCAGGGGGTTGGATTCCGTTACACCTGCGTTAATATCGCACACCGTTTCCACGTCGCCGGTTACGCTCAAAATCTTCCCGATGGCTCCGTTAAACTCGTCGCAGAAGGTGAAAAATCCGAAGTTCTCACTTTCATCGACACCATCACTGAACGCATGTCCCGCAATATCGATACCGAAGATCGCACCACCACAGAACCCACCAATGAGTTCGGCGACCCCGCAAGCCCCGATACTTTTACCATCCGCTATTAA
- a CDS encoding glycosyltransferase, translating to MNRKKRYVVMTFGSYGDVFPMLGLCEELKRRGEDVAFCSRPGTREMAERIGIEFIGAGDDALYEESVRNPDIWHPWKASFMVAEKIGELIDPSYAVVRNEYEKHGEDLVVIASMLVFGARLAREQWGFRLVTVHLQPLVFRDTRKPPRFSVYGPDMRKLPRWVNRGFYGVADLLLDGVVRKPLNEWQVEHGIEPVKKGIFRDWGHSPDLVLGMFPEWFAEKGEEWPRVSEVVGFPVWDDEEKAGLSAELEAFLNGGDEGGSGGDRPVVITPGSANVFGGKFIEVGVEACRKIGRRALVMTGYPEQICELKEGREMWCEYAPFDVLFKRVSVVMHHGGVGTTARCLGSGVPQIIMPLAHDQPDNGQRVKELGAGDWIAPKKFTVERVAARLEEMVGDAEMKSNCENMAGQIAGEDGVKRAVDLIVGE from the coding sequence ATGAACAGAAAAAAGCGCTATGTTGTGATGACGTTTGGGAGTTATGGGGATGTCTTTCCGATGCTTGGGTTGTGTGAGGAATTGAAACGACGGGGTGAGGATGTTGCGTTCTGCTCTCGGCCGGGGACGAGGGAGATGGCGGAAAGGATTGGGATTGAATTTATTGGTGCGGGGGATGATGCACTATATGAGGAGAGTGTGCGGAATCCGGATATCTGGCATCCGTGGAAGGCATCGTTTATGGTGGCTGAGAAGATTGGGGAGTTGATCGATCCGAGCTATGCAGTGGTTAGGAATGAGTATGAGAAACATGGAGAAGATTTGGTCGTGATTGCGTCTATGCTTGTATTTGGCGCAAGGTTGGCGCGGGAGCAATGGGGGTTTAGGTTGGTGACGGTGCATTTGCAGCCATTGGTTTTCCGGGACACCCGCAAGCCACCTCGTTTTAGTGTGTATGGGCCGGACATGCGGAAATTGCCACGATGGGTAAACCGGGGGTTTTATGGTGTCGCGGATTTATTGTTGGATGGTGTGGTGAGAAAGCCGCTGAATGAATGGCAGGTTGAGCATGGGATTGAGCCTGTTAAAAAAGGCATTTTTAGAGATTGGGGGCATTCGCCGGATTTGGTTTTGGGAATGTTTCCGGAGTGGTTTGCGGAGAAGGGAGAGGAGTGGCCACGGGTGAGTGAGGTGGTGGGGTTTCCCGTTTGGGATGATGAGGAAAAGGCGGGTCTAAGCGCTGAATTGGAAGCTTTTTTGAATGGGGGAGATGAGGGGGGAAGTGGGGGGGATAGGCCGGTGGTGATTACACCGGGGAGTGCGAATGTGTTTGGTGGGAAATTTATTGAGGTGGGTGTTGAGGCTTGTCGAAAGATCGGAAGACGGGCGTTGGTAATGACGGGATACCCGGAGCAGATATGCGAATTAAAAGAAGGGCGGGAGATGTGGTGCGAGTATGCGCCGTTTGACGTGTTGTTTAAAAGGGTGAGTGTGGTGATGCATCATGGGGGCGTGGGAACGACAGCGCGGTGTTTGGGGAGCGGAGTACCGCAAATAATTATGCCATTGGCGCATGATCAGCCGGACAATGGGCAGCGGGTGAAGGAGCTGGGGGCGGGGGATTGGATTGCGCCGAAGAAGTTTACGGTTGAGCGCGTAGCGGCGCGGTTAGAGGAGATGGTTGGGGATGCGGAGATGAAGTCGAATTGTGAGAATATGGCGGGGCAGATTGCAGGCGAAGATGGTGTGAAACGGGCGGTGGATTTAATTGTGGGAGAATAA
- a CDS encoding nuclear transport factor 2 family protein: protein MSIKPPFTEETARLKVKLAEDAWNSRDPERVSKAYTVDSDWRNRGEFFQGREAIVTFLTHKWEKELDYKLMKELWCYTGNRISVRFEYEWRDAAGQWYRTHGNEHWEFDEEGLMRRRDMSANDVKISESDRRL, encoded by the coding sequence ATGAGCATCAAACCACCATTCACGGAGGAGACGGCGCGGCTGAAAGTGAAGTTAGCGGAAGATGCGTGGAACTCACGCGATCCTGAGCGTGTATCGAAGGCTTATACCGTGGATAGTGATTGGAGGAATCGAGGTGAGTTTTTTCAAGGACGTGAGGCGATCGTCACGTTTTTGACTCACAAATGGGAGAAAGAACTGGACTATAAGCTGATGAAGGAGTTGTGGTGTTATACGGGTAACCGGATCAGTGTTCGGTTTGAGTATGAGTGGCGAGATGCGGCGGGGCAGTGGTACCGGACACATGGGAATGAACATTGGGAGTTTGATGAGGAAGGGCTGATGAGACGGCGCGACATGAGCGCGAATGATGTCAAGATTAGTGAAAGTGATCGGCGACTATAA
- a CDS encoding alpha/beta fold hydrolase codes for METEKMLVPEIQYKTVEIMGQEIFYREAGKRGKPIVLLLHGFPTSSQMFRNLIPALADKYHVIAPDYVGYGNSSMPRVDEFEYTFAHMADMVEKFTEKMDLNSYTLYVMDYGAPIGYRLASKHPDRVDGIIVQNGNAYEEGLSDFWKPLKAYWADRSKENGDALRSLLTLEATKWQYVEGARNAEMINPDVWVLDQARLDRPGNQEIQLAMFYSYGSNVKEYPKWQRYFREHQPPMLLMWGKNDVIFPAEGAYPYKDDIKDLEFHLLDTGHFALEEDGDFIAERIRAFMDRNNR; via the coding sequence ATGGAAACAGAAAAAATGCTCGTACCGGAAATTCAATACAAAACCGTTGAGATAATGGGGCAGGAGATTTTTTATCGTGAAGCGGGGAAACGCGGCAAGCCGATTGTGCTTTTGCTGCACGGCTTTCCGACCAGCTCACAGATGTTCAGAAATCTGATCCCTGCACTGGCAGATAAGTATCACGTGATTGCGCCGGACTATGTGGGTTATGGCAACAGTAGCATGCCTCGTGTTGATGAATTTGAGTACACGTTCGCGCACATGGCGGATATGGTTGAGAAATTCACGGAAAAAATGGATTTGAATTCATACACACTTTATGTGATGGATTACGGCGCACCGATCGGCTACCGCCTCGCATCCAAGCATCCGGATCGGGTGGATGGGATTATTGTTCAAAACGGTAATGCTTATGAAGAAGGATTAAGCGATTTCTGGAAACCACTGAAAGCTTATTGGGCGGATCGGAGCAAAGAAAACGGGGATGCCCTTCGGAGCTTATTAACACTCGAAGCAACGAAGTGGCAGTACGTGGAAGGTGCGCGAAATGCGGAAATGATTAATCCTGATGTATGGGTTTTGGATCAGGCGCGTTTGGATCGGCCAGGGAATCAGGAGATTCAACTAGCCATGTTCTATAGCTATGGGAGCAATGTGAAGGAGTATCCGAAATGGCAGCGATATTTCCGAGAGCATCAGCCGCCGATGCTGCTGATGTGGGGGAAGAATGATGTCATATTTCCTGCTGAAGGCGCGTATCCGTACAAAGACGACATCAAGGATTTGGAATTTCATTTGTTAGACACGGGTCACTTTGCGCTAGAGGAGGATGGCGATTTTATCGCGGAACGGATCCGGGCGTTTATGGACAGAAACAACCGTTAG
- a CDS encoding TetR family transcriptional regulator, translating into MPPSRRDDLVNAAVDVFYRHGFHKTNIDQVLEVGGISRMTLYNHFESKEALVVAALRQRDEQFRELMLKGADEAIDRYEGALARAVEARAKGGENGAVGLESVMDCEGGECGADEWVREMSLGRRKGVWRIIGLFDFHCGWFEEEQFSGCMFINASAAYEDAGCEVRGVASEHKRTVVRFLRNQCEEAGLRNPSRLSEQLNILLDGAIVAAQVEGQVSGNEIGMGDSGEWAKRAALVLMREAARD; encoded by the coding sequence ATGCCGCCGAGTCGTCGAGATGATCTTGTGAATGCTGCTGTGGACGTGTTTTACAGACACGGGTTCCATAAAACGAATATTGATCAGGTGTTGGAGGTGGGGGGGATTAGTCGGATGACGTTATATAACCATTTTGAGTCGAAGGAGGCGTTGGTGGTTGCGGCGCTTCGGCAGCGTGATGAGCAGTTTCGTGAGTTGATGTTGAAGGGAGCAGATGAGGCGATTGATCGATATGAAGGCGCACTTGCGCGCGCGGTTGAGGCGCGGGCGAAGGGTGGGGAAAACGGGGCTGTTGGGCTTGAGAGCGTGATGGATTGTGAGGGGGGCGAGTGTGGGGCGGATGAATGGGTGAGGGAAATGTCGCTTGGCCGGCGCAAAGGGGTGTGGCGGATTATTGGGTTGTTTGATTTTCATTGTGGGTGGTTTGAAGAAGAACAGTTTTCGGGGTGCATGTTTATTAATGCGTCGGCGGCGTATGAGGATGCGGGCTGCGAGGTGCGCGGGGTGGCGAGTGAGCATAAACGAACGGTCGTTCGATTCCTGCGTAACCAGTGTGAAGAGGCGGGGTTAAGGAATCCATCAAGGTTGTCTGAGCAGTTGAATATTCTGTTGGACGGCGCGATTGTTGCGGCGCAGGTGGAGGGACAGGTCAGTGGAAATGAGATTGGTATGGGTGACTCAGGTGAGTGGGCGAAGCGGGCGGCGTTGGTGTTGATGCGGGAGGCGGCGCGCGATTGA
- a CDS encoding serine hydrolase domain-containing protein, protein MSQMKLIALFVLMVLAGGAGSWGAEADGGDPLGLGELKARGEKLEVSWVVLAGLPNELLGGGVRADGTDAAGLDRDYLKGLDGVGGEAEVVLRDGMVVRYQDDKTGRLWEAKAARMNRKLGEVVNFQDLVTASDRRVGYAYGEIAAKEAGQVYAVFGSDDRAVVWVNGEQVHAFRKHGRSMALGDDAFAFEVKRGVNRVMVKVENGTGDWGFVWDLMTRGEQEAMHRRQQLKVKVERLAGMRVVGLGDEGAYQFHVGDGAFPELGFENETMAAEVLGDYALRVRWFDGEANEVEKPVGVGRYGAVIEVLSDEVSVTRGYPFYGLPDGYEKAGLLGEIDGDYLEMVGIDRAVLTDGEAMMGVEQVWRQEDLVAKQQRRARVLGALHAWGEQRKAGAEWEEWLNTRIMSSDYLLKVKLKADGIEAKPNRRIEGPRVIGADEERGMMVHEGGLSEAGFKEGFKEAIAEVCQTWSDEGGEPFTVMVVRKGVIGYRGAHYPKDSRVIDEKTRFHVASISKLLFSSVLSMARYEGLIDVEDALGLYLKGFAREGEKMMSVRMCMMHSAGTEGHGNYGGMGNLWFEENVKGMLPSLEPGVRVKYNGLSLNLVGRTLEVMGGVSFERYMQKKLYGPLGCVDTDVYDTSFGTNTTARDMAVVGQMLLNGGKYGALKFFDEKTRDEMLPVRRGDVFEKMSEYDDEYGLGSNWYRDVHEDEARTKLRFGKRMFGHGSATSSIFRVDLDHGLVITMARPGGGKDYEEHYQAFFHTIADYME, encoded by the coding sequence ATGAGTCAGATGAAGCTGATTGCGTTGTTTGTGTTAATGGTCTTGGCTGGTGGTGCTGGGAGTTGGGGGGCTGAGGCTGATGGTGGTGATCCGTTGGGGTTGGGCGAGTTGAAAGCGCGGGGGGAGAAATTGGAGGTGAGTTGGGTGGTGTTAGCGGGTTTGCCGAATGAGCTGTTGGGGGGTGGGGTGAGAGCGGATGGTACGGATGCGGCGGGTTTGGATCGGGATTATTTGAAAGGCCTTGATGGGGTCGGGGGTGAGGCGGAAGTGGTGCTGCGTGATGGGATGGTGGTGAGGTATCAGGATGATAAGACGGGTCGACTATGGGAGGCGAAGGCGGCGCGGATGAATCGTAAGCTGGGTGAGGTGGTGAATTTTCAGGATTTGGTGACGGCGAGTGATCGGCGAGTGGGGTATGCATATGGTGAGATTGCGGCGAAGGAGGCGGGGCAGGTTTATGCGGTGTTTGGTTCGGATGACCGAGCAGTGGTTTGGGTGAATGGTGAGCAGGTGCATGCGTTTCGCAAGCATGGCCGATCGATGGCGCTGGGGGATGATGCGTTTGCGTTTGAGGTGAAGCGAGGCGTGAACCGGGTGATGGTCAAGGTTGAGAATGGGACAGGGGATTGGGGATTTGTGTGGGATTTGATGACCCGGGGTGAGCAGGAGGCGATGCACCGGCGGCAGCAGTTGAAGGTGAAGGTTGAGCGGCTGGCGGGGATGCGTGTGGTGGGTTTGGGGGATGAAGGTGCGTATCAGTTTCATGTGGGTGATGGCGCGTTTCCTGAGTTAGGTTTTGAAAACGAGACGATGGCTGCGGAGGTGCTGGGTGACTATGCGCTGCGTGTGAGGTGGTTTGATGGTGAGGCAAATGAGGTTGAGAAGCCTGTAGGCGTGGGGCGATATGGTGCGGTGATTGAGGTGTTGAGTGATGAGGTCAGTGTTACGCGGGGTTATCCATTTTATGGTTTGCCTGATGGGTATGAGAAGGCGGGTTTGCTGGGCGAAATAGATGGTGATTATTTAGAGATGGTTGGGATCGATCGCGCGGTATTGACGGATGGGGAGGCGATGATGGGAGTTGAGCAGGTCTGGCGGCAGGAAGATCTGGTGGCGAAGCAGCAGCGGCGAGCTCGCGTGCTGGGCGCGCTGCATGCTTGGGGTGAACAGAGGAAGGCGGGGGCTGAGTGGGAGGAATGGTTGAATACGCGGATCATGAGTAGTGATTATCTGTTGAAGGTTAAATTGAAGGCTGATGGGATTGAGGCTAAGCCTAACCGAAGGATAGAGGGGCCGCGTGTGATAGGTGCGGATGAGGAGCGTGGGATGATGGTGCATGAGGGGGGATTGTCTGAGGCTGGTTTTAAAGAGGGGTTTAAGGAAGCGATTGCGGAGGTGTGTCAGACGTGGAGTGATGAGGGGGGCGAGCCGTTTACGGTGATGGTGGTGAGGAAGGGTGTGATTGGTTATCGAGGGGCGCACTATCCGAAGGATAGTCGGGTGATTGATGAGAAGACGCGGTTTCATGTGGCGTCGATCTCGAAGTTGCTGTTTAGCTCGGTGTTATCGATGGCGCGATATGAGGGGTTGATCGATGTGGAAGATGCGTTGGGGCTGTATTTAAAGGGGTTTGCAAGGGAGGGAGAGAAGATGATGTCGGTACGGATGTGTATGATGCATTCGGCGGGGACGGAAGGGCATGGGAATTATGGTGGGATGGGGAATTTATGGTTTGAGGAGAATGTGAAGGGAATGTTGCCGAGTTTGGAGCCTGGGGTGAGGGTGAAGTATAACGGGCTGAGTTTGAATTTGGTGGGACGCACGCTAGAGGTGATGGGGGGTGTAAGTTTTGAGCGATATATGCAGAAGAAGCTGTATGGGCCGTTGGGGTGTGTGGATACGGATGTGTATGACACGTCGTTTGGTACGAATACGACGGCGCGAGATATGGCGGTGGTGGGACAGATGTTGTTGAATGGTGGGAAGTATGGGGCGTTGAAGTTTTTTGATGAGAAAACGCGGGACGAGATGTTGCCAGTACGGAGGGGTGATGTGTTTGAGAAGATGAGCGAATATGATGATGAGTATGGTTTGGGATCGAATTGGTATCGCGATGTGCATGAGGATGAAGCGCGAACGAAGTTACGGTTTGGCAAGCGGATGTTTGGACATGGGTCTGCGACGTCGTCGATTTTTCGGGTTGATTTAGATCATGGGCTGGTTATAACGATGGCGCGGCCGGGGGGCGGGAAGGATTATGAGGAGCATTACCAAGCGTTTTTCCATACGATCGCGGACTACATGGAGTGA
- a CDS encoding glycosyltransferase family 2 protein: MNPKPEPNKPRLSFCIPTYNFGQFLPQTLDSIISQDNGHIEIVIVDGNSTDNTDQIIHEYQQRFPRLTFFKRDKRCGVDRDILKSVELAQSDYCWLFSADDVLSPGAIDLIFQNLTGQWNIAILNFMLCDYNLNPITSHDILNSADKHKTYNWSDPAELNDYLSRSLTSTALFSFISSIIVNRNDWLAADPCTEFHDSCWIIQAKAYAIAKNNLTLWYYPDPVFLKRGENDSFLYLGIAGRVELALDKFPAIAQHFWGKNSPIHRAAKRVTRNEISFSSLLVFKEKASQHNESLTKLYNVIRRSWIRYKRDHLSFLIIRLFPISLIYQLRDLCKKNASLFRMVKSIQTKLDL; this comes from the coding sequence TTGAATCCTAAACCAGAACCCAACAAGCCCCGTCTCTCTTTCTGTATCCCCACCTACAACTTCGGCCAGTTCCTTCCACAAACACTTGACTCCATCATCTCTCAAGACAACGGCCACATCGAAATCGTCATTGTCGACGGCAACTCCACCGACAACACCGACCAGATCATCCACGAGTATCAACAACGCTTCCCCCGACTCACCTTCTTCAAGCGCGACAAACGTTGCGGCGTCGATCGAGATATCCTCAAATCCGTCGAACTCGCGCAAAGCGACTACTGTTGGCTCTTCTCCGCCGACGACGTCCTCTCACCAGGTGCCATCGATCTCATCTTCCAAAACCTCACCGGCCAGTGGAATATCGCCATCCTCAACTTCATGCTCTGCGACTACAACCTCAACCCCATCACCTCGCACGACATCTTAAACTCAGCCGACAAACACAAAACCTATAACTGGTCAGACCCTGCCGAACTCAACGACTACCTCTCCCGCTCGCTCACTTCCACCGCCCTCTTCAGCTTCATCTCCTCCATCATCGTCAACCGCAACGATTGGCTCGCCGCTGATCCATGCACCGAATTCCACGACTCCTGCTGGATCATTCAGGCCAAAGCTTACGCCATCGCCAAAAACAATCTCACACTCTGGTACTACCCCGACCCCGTCTTCCTCAAGCGTGGCGAGAACGATTCATTCCTCTACCTCGGCATCGCCGGCCGCGTCGAACTCGCACTCGATAAATTCCCCGCCATCGCACAACACTTCTGGGGCAAAAACTCACCCATCCACCGCGCCGCCAAACGTGTCACCCGTAACGAAATCTCATTCTCCTCCCTCCTCGTCTTCAAAGAAAAAGCGTCCCAGCACAACGAGTCCCTCACCAAGCTCTACAACGTCATCCGCCGCAGCTGGATCCGCTACAAACGTGACCATCTATCATTCCTCATCATCCGCCTCTTCCCCATCTCCCTCATCTACCAGCTCCGCGATCTTTGCAAAAAAAACGCATCTCTCTTCCGCATGGTCAAATCAATCCAAACCAAGCTCGACCTCTAA